One genomic region from Microcystis panniformis FACHB-1757 encodes:
- a CDS encoding dinitrogenase iron-molybdenum cofactor N-terminal domain-containing protein, protein MPRTSSADLFDALYNCLGEDINETNLNQITVTNLKTAFGQTYELDGEEDGEDADANDIAHLKEAVRILWGEIEDDEHQHPLPPIEFYSEGEMPQSIRVAVASNSGENLDGHFGSCLRYLVYQLGSAEKVFPGGRSQ, encoded by the coding sequence TTGCCCAGGACTTCGAGCGCCGATCTGTTCGATGCCCTTTACAATTGTCTGGGGGAAGATATCAACGAAACCAACCTTAATCAAATCACTGTCACCAATTTAAAAACCGCCTTCGGTCAAACCTACGAATTAGATGGAGAAGAAGATGGAGAAGATGCCGATGCCAACGATATCGCCCATTTAAAAGAAGCGGTGCGAATTCTCTGGGGTGAAATCGAGGATGACGAGCATCAGCACCCATTGCCTCCTATCGAATTCTACAGTGAAGGGGAAATGCCCCAGTCAATCCGGGTGGCCGTGGCTTCTAATAGCGGTGAAAATCTTGACGGTCATTTTGGTTCCTGTTTGCGCTATCTGGTCTATCAATTAGGGTCTGCTGAAAAAGTTTTTCCTGGGGGTAGGAGTCAGTAG
- a CDS encoding amino acid ABC transporter permease, translating to MGLWLRKNLFNTWYNVILTLAGLFLSLWGGLSFLDWAITQAKWAVVTENLGLFVVGRYPEQSIWRIWLILTIIAALSLFSWQLNRGRFPDCPAFLQRWWGLIWLLTLPLIAWLLLGGLFLKAIPLDDLSGLILTLLVAIASMILSFPLGVLLALGRQSELPAIRWLSIGYIELLRGLPLLGILFMAQVMLPLILPAGTRPERVIRAIAGFTLFAAAYLAENVRGGLQAIPKGQIEAARALGLKPIFVLLLIVLPQALKAVIPAIVGQFISLFKDTSLLAIVGLVDLLGMAGSVLANPKFIGDYPEVYLFLAFIYWIFCYSMSLASRRLEQR from the coding sequence ATGGGACTCTGGTTAAGAAAAAATCTCTTTAACACTTGGTACAACGTCATCTTAACCCTTGCGGGTCTATTTCTCAGCCTCTGGGGTGGCTTAAGTTTTCTCGATTGGGCGATAACTCAGGCAAAATGGGCTGTAGTGACGGAAAATCTCGGTTTATTTGTGGTCGGTCGTTATCCAGAGCAGTCAATATGGCGAATTTGGCTGATTTTAACGATAATTGCGGCTTTATCGCTGTTTTCTTGGCAATTAAACCGGGGTCGCTTCCCCGATTGTCCCGCTTTTCTCCAACGCTGGTGGGGATTGATTTGGTTATTGACTTTACCTTTAATTGCTTGGTTACTATTGGGGGGATTATTTTTAAAGGCAATTCCCCTCGATGATCTCAGTGGTTTAATCTTAACTTTATTAGTAGCGATCGCAAGTATGATTTTATCTTTCCCCTTGGGAGTATTATTGGCCCTAGGGAGACAGAGTGAATTACCAGCAATTCGTTGGCTATCTATTGGTTATATCGAATTATTGCGCGGTTTACCTTTGTTGGGAATTTTATTCATGGCCCAGGTGATGTTACCTTTAATTTTACCCGCCGGGACGAGACCGGAACGGGTGATCAGAGCGATCGCCGGATTTACCCTTTTTGCAGCAGCCTATCTGGCCGAAAATGTCCGGGGTGGTTTACAAGCGATTCCCAAAGGTCAAATTGAAGCGGCCAGAGCTTTGGGTTTAAAACCGATTTTCGTTTTATTATTGATCGTTCTACCCCAAGCTTTAAAAGCGGTCATTCCCGCTATTGTTGGTCAATTTATCAGTTTATTTAAGGATACTTCTCTACTGGCGATCGTGGGACTGGTGGATCTCCTGGGTATGGCAGGATCGGTTTTGGCTAATCCGAAATTTATCGGCGATTATCCAGAGGTTTATCTATTTTTGGCTTTTATTTACTGGATTTTCTGTTATTCTATGTCCCTAGCCAGTCGTAGGTTAGAACAGCGTTGA
- a CDS encoding Na+/H+ antiporter encodes MSLESATDEVIKQNLEQFLIVLSVSLSVATVSRIFSWFRQIPYTLLLVIVGLGLAFIDIRLVNLSPELILEIFLPPLLFEAAWNTRWRDLKDNWIPVSLFAIVGVIISIFGVGFTLDELTNLPLFTALLVGASLSSTDPVAVVALFRELGASKKLTVLLEGESLFNDGVAVVAFALLVEIPLGASGLSLETTISRIAAFIGIGVAVGCLVGFGISYLTQRLDLPLVEQSLTLVSAYGAYLLTEEFGGSGVIGVVTTGIILGNFGSRISMSPRTRLLVTEFWEFLAFFVNSIVFLLIGDQIRLSSLADNLNLIFITIAAVVAARFLATFTLATVSNALMETKINWREKTVLWWGGLRGSVSIALALSVPVIFPNRQDIIDIVFGVVLFTLLVQGLTIQTFLSRLDLIGDQPIRENYAELLARRVALKRVLDYLSKLDKSPDVAPEFFSYEQHLVKEKLKTVEAEIQSLNDSYPQLQLLTMEQLRETLLDIEADTYAEFIRAGRLTSNLSPVLQEILAESKISEQ; translated from the coding sequence ATGAGTTTAGAATCCGCTACTGATGAAGTCATTAAGCAAAATTTGGAACAATTTCTAATTGTTTTGTCCGTTTCCCTGAGTGTGGCCACGGTTTCGAGGATTTTTAGCTGGTTTCGCCAAATTCCTTACACCCTATTGTTAGTGATAGTCGGTTTAGGTTTAGCTTTTATCGATATCCGTCTGGTGAACCTATCCCCCGAACTGATTCTAGAAATTTTTCTGCCCCCTTTGCTATTTGAAGCCGCTTGGAATACGCGCTGGCGAGATCTGAAGGATAATTGGATTCCCGTCAGTCTTTTCGCTATTGTCGGCGTAATTATCTCGATTTTCGGGGTTGGTTTTACCCTAGATGAATTGACTAATTTACCCCTATTTACGGCATTATTAGTGGGTGCAAGCCTTTCTTCTACGGATCCCGTCGCTGTTGTCGCTCTTTTTCGCGAATTAGGGGCCAGTAAAAAACTCACCGTGCTTTTGGAAGGGGAAAGCTTATTTAATGATGGGGTCGCTGTGGTCGCTTTCGCTCTTTTGGTGGAAATTCCCCTCGGTGCTAGTGGTCTATCCTTAGAGACAACCATTAGCCGGATTGCCGCTTTTATCGGTATCGGGGTGGCAGTGGGTTGTTTAGTGGGTTTTGGTATCTCCTATCTGACTCAACGTCTCGATTTACCCCTAGTGGAACAGTCTTTAACTCTTGTGTCCGCTTACGGTGCTTATTTATTAACCGAGGAGTTCGGGGGTTCGGGGGTAATCGGAGTGGTGACTACGGGGATTATTTTGGGTAATTTTGGCTCTAGAATCAGCATGAGTCCCCGTACTAGGCTATTAGTCACGGAATTCTGGGAGTTTCTCGCTTTTTTTGTTAATTCGATCGTTTTTCTCCTCATCGGCGATCAGATACGTCTCTCCAGTTTAGCCGATAATCTCAATTTAATTTTTATCACGATCGCCGCCGTGGTAGCGGCCCGTTTTCTGGCTACTTTTACCTTGGCAACTGTTAGTAATGCCTTGATGGAAACTAAAATTAATTGGCGGGAAAAAACGGTTTTATGGTGGGGAGGTTTGCGCGGTTCCGTTTCTATTGCCCTAGCTTTAAGTGTGCCAGTTATTTTTCCCAATCGTCAGGATATCATCGATATAGTTTTCGGAGTTGTTCTCTTTACCCTTTTGGTTCAGGGATTAACTATTCAAACTTTCCTATCGAGATTAGACCTGATCGGTGATCAACCAATTCGAGAAAACTATGCGGAACTTTTAGCCCGACGGGTAGCTTTAAAAAGGGTTTTAGACTATCTTTCTAAGTTAGATAAATCTCCCGATGTTGCCCCCGAATTTTTTAGTTATGAGCAGCATCTCGTCAAAGAAAAGTTAAAGACTGTAGAAGCGGAAATACAATCTCTCAATGATAGTTATCCCCAATTACAACTATTAACAATGGAACAACTTCGGGAAACCCTCCTAGATATCGAAGCTGATACCTACGCTGAATTTATTCGAGCCGGCCGTTTAACTAGCAATTTATCCCCCGTCCTCCAAGAAATTCTCGCTGAAAGTAAAATTAGTGAACAGTAG
- a CDS encoding TIGR02450 family Trp-rich protein, giving the protein MPKKQKYPHLLGSKWTAKQKTWGWRHFQVVNRQNRGQWVFAELVASCDPTVRFWINAKQLQDANLWQSGWQTLTEINQPDSTDEIIVN; this is encoded by the coding sequence ATGCCCAAAAAACAGAAATATCCCCATCTCTTGGGATCAAAATGGACGGCAAAACAAAAAACATGGGGCTGGCGACATTTTCAAGTGGTCAATCGTCAAAATCGCGGTCAATGGGTTTTTGCCGAATTAGTCGCTTCCTGCGATCCGACTGTCCGCTTCTGGATTAATGCTAAACAGTTGCAAGACGCGAATCTCTGGCAATCAGGTTGGCAAACCCTAACGGAAATAAACCAACCCGACAGCACCGACGAGATTATTGTTAATTAA
- a CDS encoding zinc ribbon domain-containing protein, with protein MRCSPVNRAYTSQECFNCGRLIQKSLSVRTHVCFCGYVEDRDKMAALNILKKATIGHIGSWSLDLNAW; from the coding sequence GTGAGATGCTCCCCAGTTAATCGGGCCTATACAAGTCAAGAGTGCTTTAATTGTGGTCGGTTAATCCAAAAATCTCTATCGGTTAGAACCCATGTTTGTTTCTGTGGGTATGTAGAAGATAGAGACAAAATGGCGGCATTGAATATACTCAAAAAAGCTACGATAGGGCATATTGGAAGCTGGTCGTTAGACCTAAACGCTTGGTAG
- a CDS encoding formylglycine-generating enzyme family protein — MDAVMIEQIVVGISRVALKLMERLLSNDDQASRHGASVVENNSEVKKAELSYYKKKLELDNQSLQLQRKQRQFALELALHQFKCKLVQQETDNEIPRERIGLENLSLELKEIKIAIQKEQRNLSYLRQELLREQQEKEIELKLQEIQAEWDKDTWLSQLSRFETEQILKKYQQTLLILACLPSVASDRSLAAMRKLDFKLEMRKVSSFLADYYSVNDQLYPVKFFGDYFKQPIEEIEIERLHSLLSCVPVYIIYTDIRSDAVTFRVASWKMQDKQAMSFSPIEWNWREVERELLKAGKTEDEILLIIRAVIIKIHQILLAFYIDIYYLNLDPYYEVRLPNIEIEKELIQPYSDLLKAKQKKVREAYEQQLARRFEEEKEREENKRGVEEEDCSQEEEKGKEFSFEIITVDPRGNIIKPRLGKGFQKSENLGNNIDLEIVYIPGGTFLMGSPDGEGHNYEKPQHRVTVPSFYMGKYPITQEQWRIIASQAKIDIDLSLDPSYFKGNNRPVECVNWYQAVEFCKRLSKLTQKDYHLPSEAQWEYACRAGTTTPFAFGATLSTEIANYHGNYTYADGKKGTYRQQTTPVGQFPPNAFGLYDMHGQVWEWCADDWHDSYTGAPEDGSAWITENNNRSLLRGGSWYGNPGLCRSAFRSFFARRVSTYHYYGFRVVCGC, encoded by the coding sequence ATGGATGCGGTAATGATCGAGCAAATTGTTGTTGGTATCTCCCGGGTGGCACTGAAGCTGATGGAGCGCCTTCTATCTAATGATGATCAAGCATCTCGTCATGGTGCCTCCGTAGTGGAAAATAATAGCGAAGTCAAAAAAGCCGAGTTATCTTACTACAAAAAAAAGCTGGAACTCGATAATCAATCCCTACAACTGCAAAGAAAACAACGCCAATTCGCACTTGAATTGGCGTTGCACCAATTCAAGTGCAAATTGGTGCAACAAGAAACAGATAATGAAATCCCTAGGGAAAGAATCGGTTTAGAAAATCTTTCTCTTGAATTGAAAGAAATCAAAATCGCCATCCAAAAAGAACAACGTAACCTGAGTTATCTACGGCAAGAACTACTAAGAGAACAGCAAGAAAAAGAAATTGAGTTAAAGCTGCAAGAAATTCAAGCTGAGTGGGACAAAGATACATGGTTATCGCAGTTGAGTCGCTTTGAAACCGAGCAGATTCTCAAGAAATACCAACAAACTCTCTTGATATTAGCCTGTTTACCCAGTGTAGCGAGCGATCGCTCCCTAGCTGCCATGAGGAAGTTAGATTTCAAGCTAGAGATGCGAAAGGTGAGTTCTTTTCTTGCGGATTACTATTCAGTTAATGATCAACTATATCCCGTTAAATTTTTTGGAGATTATTTCAAGCAACCAATCGAGGAAATCGAAATCGAACGGTTACATAGTTTGTTGTCCTGCGTACCTGTATATATAATCTATACAGACATTCGATCGGATGCCGTGACCTTTCGAGTTGCCTCTTGGAAAATGCAGGATAAGCAAGCGATGTCTTTCTCACCGATCGAATGGAATTGGCGAGAAGTAGAACGGGAATTATTAAAGGCAGGAAAAACCGAAGATGAAATCCTCTTGATTATTAGAGCGGTAATTATCAAAATTCACCAAATTCTCTTGGCTTTTTATATCGATATTTATTATCTAAATCTCGATCCCTACTACGAAGTCCGCTTACCGAATATCGAGATCGAAAAAGAGTTAATTCAACCCTATAGCGATCTTCTTAAAGCCAAGCAAAAGAAAGTTCGAGAAGCCTACGAACAGCAATTAGCAAGACGATTTGAGGAAGAAAAAGAGCGAGAGGAAAATAAGCGGGGAGTAGAAGAGGAAGATTGTAGTCAGGAGGAGGAAAAAGGGAAAGAATTCTCCTTCGAGATCATCACCGTTGATCCCAGAGGGAATATAATCAAACCTCGCCTGGGAAAAGGTTTTCAAAAGAGCGAAAACCTCGGCAATAATATCGACCTAGAAATAGTCTATATCCCTGGCGGTACTTTCCTCATGGGATCGCCCGATGGTGAGGGGCATAACTACGAAAAACCGCAGCATCGAGTCACCGTTCCCTCTTTCTACATGGGCAAATATCCCATTACCCAAGAGCAATGGCGAATCATCGCATCTCAGGCGAAAATCGACATCGACCTATCCCTCGACCCCTCGTACTTCAAGGGAAATAATCGACCGGTAGAGTGTGTGAACTGGTATCAAGCCGTAGAATTCTGTAAACGGCTATCCAAGCTTACTCAGAAAGATTATCATCTCCCCAGCGAGGCACAGTGGGAATACGCTTGTCGCGCAGGAACGACCACTCCTTTTGCTTTCGGGGCTACCCTCTCCACCGAAATAGCGAACTATCACGGAAACTATACCTACGCCGACGGTAAAAAGGGTACTTATCGACAACAAACCACTCCCGTCGGGCAGTTTCCCCCCAACGCTTTCGGACTTTACGATATGCACGGGCAAGTCTGGGAATGGTGCGCGGACGATTGGCACGATAGCTATACCGGAGCGCCAGAGGACGGGTCGGCGTGGATTACTGAGAATAATAATCGTTCTCTATTACGGGGCGGTTCTTGGTACGGCAATCCAGGTCTCTGTCGTTCCGCTTTCCGCAGCTTCTTCGCTAGGCGCGTCAGCACCTACCACTACTACGGTTTTCGTGTGGTGTGCGGGTGCTAG
- a CDS encoding NifB/NifX family molybdenum-iron cluster-binding protein translates to MKLIDVRSALAAALQEDKNGYRLSLIKDCQAIFVVSIGGPAAAKMIQGGVYPVKKDAGGQAREILADLQRVIQTSPPPWMAKALGVADGQRVKNYKGS, encoded by the coding sequence ATGAAGTTAATTGATGTGCGTTCTGCCTTGGCAGCGGCCCTTCAGGAAGATAAAAATGGTTATCGGCTTAGTCTGATCAAAGATTGTCAGGCAATCTTCGTGGTGTCTATCGGCGGACCGGCCGCCGCTAAGATGATTCAAGGTGGTGTTTATCCGGTGAAAAAAGATGCAGGTGGTCAAGCGCGGGAAATTTTGGCGGATTTACAGCGAGTGATTCAAACTTCGCCGCCACCCTGGATGGCCAAAGCTCTCGGCGTGGCTGATGGGCAAAGAGTGAAAAATTACAAGGGTTCTTAA
- a CDS encoding single-stranded DNA-binding protein, with product MNSCILMAKIVRRPELRYTQDNQTPYAQMLVEFSPNRAEATPANLRAVAWGNLASEVAQNYNEGDRVILEGRLSMQTIDRPEGFKEKRAELVISHLYHLDGSMSSGEMTAPTPEKVVPINTHKSNKTPVEKPVAPVSTGDFEYDASYELSNPSAWQPSDTSVEENLDDIPF from the coding sequence ATGAACAGTTGCATTTTAATGGCTAAAATTGTCCGTCGTCCCGAATTACGTTATACCCAAGATAATCAAACTCCCTACGCTCAAATGTTAGTCGAGTTTTCTCCCAATCGTGCCGAGGCAACCCCGGCTAATTTAAGGGCCGTAGCTTGGGGAAATTTGGCCTCAGAAGTCGCTCAGAACTATAATGAAGGCGATCGGGTAATTTTGGAAGGTCGTCTCTCCATGCAGACGATCGATCGTCCCGAAGGTTTTAAGGAAAAACGGGCCGAATTAGTCATTAGTCATCTCTATCATCTTGACGGCAGCATGAGTAGCGGTGAAATGACGGCCCCGACTCCAGAAAAAGTCGTGCCAATCAATACCCACAAATCGAATAAAACCCCGGTGGAAAAACCCGTCGCACCTGTCTCCACTGGGGACTTTGAATACGACGCATCCTATGAACTTTCTAATCCTTCCGCTTGGCAACCCAGCGACACATCGGTGGAGGAAAATTTAGACGATATTCCTTTCTAA
- the lexA gene encoding transcriptional repressor LexA, with translation MTNLESLTQAQQELYDWLIEYIRTTQHAPSIRQMMRAMNLRSPAPIQSRLERLRTKGYIDWTEGKARTLRILKQPVQGLPVLGVIAAGGLVEPFTDVEEKLDLSNLLQRSQDCYALRVSGDSMIEDHIADGDLVIMRSLTGNEAVSNGEIVAARVEGHGTTLKRFYQEGEIITLQPSNQKYQPITANTEQVQVQGVLVGVWRGY, from the coding sequence ATGACTAACCTCGAATCCCTTACTCAAGCGCAACAGGAGTTGTACGACTGGCTGATTGAGTATATTCGTACTACTCAACACGCCCCTTCCATCCGGCAAATGATGCGAGCGATGAATTTACGCTCTCCCGCACCGATTCAAAGCCGTTTAGAACGTTTACGCACCAAAGGCTATATTGATTGGACAGAAGGAAAAGCACGCACCCTGCGGATTCTCAAACAACCAGTGCAAGGTTTACCAGTTCTAGGTGTAATCGCTGCTGGTGGTTTAGTGGAACCCTTCACCGATGTGGAAGAAAAACTCGATCTTTCTAACCTGTTGCAACGCAGTCAAGACTGTTATGCTCTGCGCGTTTCCGGAGACAGTATGATCGAGGATCATATTGCCGATGGGGATCTGGTGATTATGCGTTCTCTCACGGGTAATGAAGCGGTGTCCAATGGGGAAATCGTCGCCGCCAGAGTCGAAGGCCACGGCACTACTTTAAAACGTTTCTACCAAGAAGGCGAAATCATCACTCTCCAACCCTCCAATCAAAAATATCAACCAATTACAGCCAATACTGAACAAGTACAGGTGCAAGGGGTTTTGGTTGGTGTTTGGCGCGGTTATTAG
- a CDS encoding DUF3038 domain-containing protein — MPQSAESSTGEDLPLAISPSNEQLESINSYLNLILAALVSLANLDSDSITQAAQELALELDTSDRLAAHYWQPQSKLSLADIRSLVLLLCHLAQKKQELIRRAVILLEQVGTQGQEPVKTTLLGNYIANFRLKYPEISENNLSDSSLISLAWKLLIDLLFYSSPRSHLLLWHTLLASKK; from the coding sequence ATGCCTCAGTCTGCCGAGTCCTCCACGGGTGAGGATTTACCCCTAGCTATCTCACCCAGTAACGAGCAGTTAGAGAGTATTAATAGCTATTTAAACCTGATTTTGGCGGCTTTAGTCTCTCTAGCTAATTTAGACTCCGATTCTATCACCCAAGCAGCCCAGGAATTAGCCTTAGAACTGGATACAAGCGATCGCCTAGCTGCCCACTACTGGCAACCCCAGTCAAAACTTTCCCTCGCGGACATCCGTTCTCTAGTTCTCCTCCTCTGTCATCTAGCCCAAAAAAAGCAAGAGTTAATCCGTCGCGCCGTAATTCTTTTGGAACAAGTGGGGACTCAAGGACAAGAACCAGTCAAAACCACGCTTTTGGGCAATTATATCGCTAATTTTCGCTTAAAATACCCAGAAATATCGGAAAATAATCTCAGCGATTCTAGCCTGATTTCCCTAGCCTGGAAATTATTAATCGATTTATTGTTCTACAGCAGCCCCCGCAGTCATCTCCTTCTCTGGCACACCCTTTTGGCAAGTAAAAAGTAA